Proteins co-encoded in one Waddlia chondrophila WSU 86-1044 genomic window:
- a CDS encoding motility associated factor glycosyltransferase family protein, translating to MTRKTEERLQENMALWSHSHPKEAIWLQFVEVDHLLLSKQSDALRYEDGNFSFSYHSLSDPLGESRERLKSFAIEDTEIVFIYGVGLGYDFLAAKEWLKEKEARRLIFLEDNLGVIYRFFETETASELLNHSQVQLTYVKNLEDADMIFNELFWHYYGRSFKIFPSQAYQKYRARFFEELKHRLTYDMQTKYSLLEEYLEYGAAFYRNFYMNVLKWDQALLGNRLFGKFKRVPAIICGAGPSLENSLKTLKNMKNKALIFGGSSSLNAMLHAGVSPHFGVGIDPNAKQADRLRELPRLDYPFFYRQRLFPEALDLLKGPRLYITGTGGYEIAGWFEKKLGIEEEEIEEGRNVVNFSLEIAYRMGCSPIIFVGMDLGFTGCKLYSPGVISKDNAVEVNEIDPKSLGEDLLLKEDINGRPLYTLWKWISESKWVSDFAKEHPDVKLINATEGGLGFEGVENQNLSVVFDEYLVKSYRLPSRIAAALDQAVLPQVTQKSVRELMDQLREGLIHCLESLSVLQEENEKMRDVIEKQGHVEPLQTPYASLVEVELADEEAFQAVLEIFNAVYTKVLDKEVKDLSDPTNSLSDAEKDLRKIDLNKRKYIFLSEVAQVNLKLLEFAMKGLHR from the coding sequence ATGACCAGGAAAACTGAAGAACGTCTACAAGAAAATATGGCCCTTTGGTCCCACTCCCACCCTAAAGAGGCGATTTGGCTGCAGTTTGTTGAAGTGGATCATCTTCTTTTATCCAAACAATCGGATGCGCTTCGCTATGAAGATGGAAACTTTTCCTTTTCTTACCATTCCTTGAGTGATCCTTTAGGCGAATCCAGGGAAAGGCTTAAGTCATTTGCGATTGAAGATACAGAGATTGTGTTCATCTACGGAGTGGGTTTGGGATATGACTTTCTTGCTGCAAAAGAGTGGCTAAAAGAAAAAGAGGCAAGGCGCCTGATCTTTTTGGAAGATAATCTTGGAGTGATCTACCGTTTTTTTGAAACCGAGACAGCTTCCGAGCTTCTTAATCACAGCCAGGTTCAGCTGACCTACGTAAAGAATCTCGAAGATGCCGATATGATCTTCAACGAGCTATTTTGGCATTATTATGGACGGTCGTTTAAAATTTTTCCTTCTCAAGCGTATCAAAAATACCGCGCTCGTTTTTTCGAGGAGTTAAAGCACCGGCTGACCTATGATATGCAGACAAAATACAGCCTGTTAGAAGAGTATCTGGAGTATGGTGCGGCATTTTATCGAAATTTTTATATGAATGTGCTCAAGTGGGACCAGGCGCTTCTTGGCAATCGCCTGTTCGGAAAATTCAAACGGGTTCCGGCAATCATTTGCGGGGCGGGGCCGTCTTTGGAAAACAGTTTGAAAACGTTGAAAAACATGAAGAACAAAGCGTTGATTTTTGGGGGAAGTTCTTCCTTGAATGCGATGCTTCATGCTGGAGTGAGCCCCCATTTCGGTGTGGGAATCGATCCTAATGCCAAGCAGGCCGACCGCTTGAGAGAGCTTCCAAGATTGGACTATCCTTTTTTTTACCGTCAGCGTTTGTTTCCGGAGGCATTGGATCTCCTTAAAGGACCCAGACTTTACATAACAGGAACTGGAGGGTACGAAATTGCAGGCTGGTTTGAAAAAAAACTGGGAATTGAAGAGGAAGAAATTGAAGAGGGGAGGAATGTTGTCAATTTTTCTTTAGAGATTGCTTACAGAATGGGGTGCAGCCCTATCATTTTCGTCGGCATGGATCTTGGTTTCACAGGCTGCAAGCTTTATTCTCCCGGAGTAATCTCGAAAGACAATGCAGTGGAAGTGAATGAAATTGATCCAAAATCCCTTGGTGAGGATCTCTTATTGAAAGAGGATATCAATGGCCGTCCTCTTTATACGTTATGGAAATGGATTTCTGAGTCGAAATGGGTGTCGGATTTTGCCAAAGAGCATCCTGATGTCAAATTAATCAATGCGACGGAAGGAGGGCTTGGGTTTGAAGGTGTGGAAAATCAGAATTTAAGCGTTGTCTTCGATGAGTATCTTGTCAAATCTTACCGGCTCCCATCCCGTATCGCTGCAGCTCTTGACCAGGCAGTCTTGCCTCAAGTGACGCAAAAGAGTGTAAGAGAGTTGATGGATCAATTAAGGGAGGGGTTGATCCATTGTTTGGAGAGTTTGTCGGTTTTGCAGGAAGAGAATGAAAAGATGCGCGATGTGATCGAAAAGCAAGGGCATGTCGAGCCGTTGCAGACGCCCTACGCTTCATTAGTTGAAGTTGAACTGGCTGATGAGGAAGCTTTTCAAGCAGTGCTTGAGATCTTTAATGCGGTATATACAAAGGTTTTGGATAAGGAGGTCAAGGATTTATCCGATCCGACGAACTCTTTGTCGGATGCAGAGAAGGACTTAAGAAAGATCGATCTCAATAAACGGAAATACATCTTCCTTTCCGAGGTAGCACAGGTAAATTTGAAGTTGTTAGAATTTGCAATGAAGGGTTTACACCGATAG
- a CDS encoding 6-hydroxymethylpterin diphosphokinase MptE-like protein: MTTNKQRCFELFSRQWPDHVSFIEDARTDHLAALKTELGEDNLFHQWDGNAFAYHDQAGALKESERFFESLQLRKGLKTIFHYGLGAGYDFQAARQWLEEDPERLMIVLEDDFGLIKKVFEMPLAVEMLSHSQVLLVPIESNFESGKIGYPAGFEMLLHIGIRDTYLITISEAYEKHRSDFSKLLKQSLHLRIQDLVWLFAFSSSDRIKELIANLSSNLLSLPEMLRGQDLFRQFEGVPTLICAAGPSIKDQLLLIKQLKNRALLFGAGTGMNVLNSCGILPHFGCGIDPNRTSESRMLMNTAFSVPYFQTVHFNALAADLLHANKLFFRGPESYGAVKWMLSKLEIEDQQVHFNVSTTCACMSLAEHLKCDPIVFLGLDLSYTEQKRYPEGIVAHPTDKKTETQFIEEIPKSRVIPAVNSKGKRIFTRSDWINEGAYYTLYAKQHPELKLINGTVEGLVIQGAEEIPLEEIKKRYLIRSYDLDNWVHVNVVLARSLPVTRAKVQEAANEWKESLERGERQLKEMIMDLLDADDQRIGFPERVGTDRYSELEEKLKQEPIYEYLIKEMDFAFEKKKMRDMIQLRFHSHLLNQEDRYKKMLLTELYRLKYLHKYVEIQLKGIKKTDWSLLSAKSGDSIKAKEVSIPDAGGVFENGVLRIRQEELGIDLEDDYSPIWVKESPEKGQIWVGDSHNGECLLYDRKGWLKGRCFYKKGRLHGPSTYYGPDGNVLAQGWFFNDERQGVNLQFYPSGRIFSIQRFKDNLPQGCQEFFEENGEVKTRYYYDNGLLNGKVELFYANGNRKRIVEFLNGLRHGKELHWSPEGCLMRESEYEHGRSVGIARKWYANGQLKTEKKFLDDKGNYDLRKWSQKGKLIVEKVYIPDRISEEITLSQEERTRSLGLLKKKMEKLVNDQEN; the protein is encoded by the coding sequence ATGACAACTAACAAACAAAGGTGCTTTGAGCTATTTAGCAGGCAGTGGCCCGATCACGTTTCCTTTATTGAAGATGCTAGGACAGATCATCTCGCTGCCCTGAAGACAGAGCTGGGAGAGGATAATCTTTTCCATCAGTGGGATGGAAATGCCTTTGCCTACCATGATCAGGCAGGGGCGTTGAAGGAATCAGAGCGTTTCTTTGAAAGTTTACAGCTGAGGAAAGGTTTAAAGACAATCTTCCATTACGGCCTGGGGGCAGGTTATGATTTCCAGGCTGCCCGGCAATGGCTGGAGGAGGATCCTGAACGTTTGATGATTGTCTTGGAAGATGATTTTGGTTTGATCAAAAAGGTCTTCGAAATGCCTTTGGCAGTTGAGATGCTTTCGCACTCTCAAGTTCTCCTTGTGCCAATTGAATCAAATTTTGAAAGTGGAAAAATCGGCTACCCCGCGGGTTTCGAGATGCTTCTTCATATCGGCATTCGCGACACTTACCTAATCACGATATCGGAAGCTTATGAAAAGCACAGGTCCGATTTCAGCAAATTGCTTAAGCAATCGCTCCATCTCAGAATACAAGATCTTGTCTGGTTGTTTGCATTTAGCAGCAGCGATAGGATCAAAGAGCTGATCGCAAATCTCTCCTCCAATCTTTTATCTCTTCCGGAAATGTTGAGAGGCCAAGATCTCTTTAGGCAGTTTGAAGGGGTTCCGACATTGATTTGCGCTGCTGGACCTTCGATTAAGGATCAGCTGCTTCTTATCAAACAGTTAAAAAACCGCGCGCTTCTTTTTGGAGCGGGTACGGGAATGAATGTCTTAAATTCTTGTGGTATTCTTCCCCACTTTGGATGCGGAATCGATCCGAATCGAACCTCTGAGAGTCGAATGTTGATGAACACGGCATTTTCCGTTCCTTATTTTCAAACTGTGCATTTTAATGCATTAGCTGCGGATCTTTTGCACGCAAACAAGCTTTTTTTTCGGGGGCCGGAATCTTATGGTGCAGTGAAGTGGATGCTGTCAAAGCTTGAAATAGAAGATCAGCAAGTGCATTTCAACGTTAGCACGACGTGCGCGTGCATGTCTTTAGCAGAGCATTTGAAATGCGATCCGATTGTTTTTCTAGGGTTGGATCTTTCCTATACGGAGCAGAAGCGTTATCCTGAAGGGATTGTTGCACATCCAACGGATAAAAAAACTGAAACACAGTTCATTGAAGAGATTCCAAAAAGCCGTGTCATTCCTGCTGTTAACTCGAAAGGAAAAAGAATTTTTACCCGCTCTGACTGGATCAACGAGGGCGCTTACTACACCTTGTACGCCAAGCAGCATCCTGAATTGAAGCTCATTAATGGAACGGTTGAAGGGTTGGTGATCCAGGGGGCTGAGGAGATCCCTCTGGAAGAGATTAAAAAGCGCTATTTGATAAGAAGTTATGACTTGGATAATTGGGTGCACGTGAATGTTGTGCTGGCGCGGTCTCTTCCTGTGACCCGTGCCAAGGTTCAGGAAGCGGCAAACGAGTGGAAAGAGAGCCTTGAAAGAGGGGAGAGGCAGCTTAAAGAGATGATCATGGATCTTTTGGATGCAGATGACCAAAGGATAGGTTTTCCCGAGCGCGTTGGAACAGACAGGTATTCCGAATTAGAAGAGAAGCTTAAACAGGAACCGATTTATGAATATCTCATCAAGGAGATGGATTTTGCCTTTGAAAAGAAGAAGATGCGCGATATGATCCAGCTGCGATTTCACTCTCATTTGCTAAATCAAGAGGATCGATACAAAAAGATGCTGCTGACAGAGTTGTATCGATTGAAATATCTTCACAAATATGTGGAGATCCAGTTGAAAGGGATAAAAAAAACTGATTGGTCGTTATTATCTGCAAAATCTGGAGACTCAATAAAAGCAAAAGAGGTCTCCATTCCCGATGCCGGAGGTGTGTTTGAAAATGGCGTGCTAAGAATTCGGCAAGAGGAGCTGGGAATCGATCTTGAAGATGATTATTCTCCTATTTGGGTAAAAGAATCTCCGGAAAAAGGGCAGATATGGGTAGGTGATAGTCATAATGGCGAGTGTTTGCTGTATGATCGAAAAGGGTGGTTGAAAGGGAGATGCTTCTATAAAAAAGGGAGGTTGCACGGCCCTTCGACGTACTATGGGCCTGATGGAAATGTTTTGGCGCAAGGCTGGTTCTTTAATGATGAGAGGCAAGGAGTCAACCTTCAGTTTTATCCTTCCGGAAGAATTTTCAGTATTCAGCGGTTTAAAGATAATCTTCCCCAAGGCTGTCAGGAATTTTTCGAAGAAAATGGCGAGGTTAAAACACGCTATTATTATGATAACGGTCTGTTGAATGGAAAGGTGGAACTTTTTTATGCAAATGGAAATAGGAAACGGATCGTGGAGTTCCTCAATGGCTTGCGGCATGGTAAAGAGCTGCATTGGTCTCCGGAAGGATGTTTGATGCGGGAGTCTGAGTATGAGCACGGGCGCTCTGTAGGGATTGCGCGTAAGTGGTATGCCAACGGGCAATTGAAAACGGAAAAAAAGTTTCTTGATGACAAAGGCAATTACGATTTGCGCAAGTGGAGTCAAAAGGGAAAGTTGATCGTGGAAAAGGTCTACATTCCTGACAGGATCAGTGAAGAGATCACGCTTTCTCAAGAAGAGAGAACCCGCTCTTTAGGTTTGTTGAAAAAGAAAATGGAAAAACTTGTTAATGACCAGGAAAACTGA
- a CDS encoding 6-hydroxymethylpterin diphosphokinase MptE-like protein, giving the protein MTMHSERLLKNVSRWAPDCPKQSTLLLELCPERIAFCETANGEPNLKEAIDGVEKTFHSAENAAEEAEEWFRSLNLYQSSVIFVYGVGAGHYFNAAKSWLEKAKEHRLVFLEDDLEVVYHLFNSEIGRNLLTHDQTFLYFLERGEKGRLLESSFGSIPAILFLHQPVFSSLKLYEETKPETVEDCRKLVGYYKNFNTFQLLEQLTYGRQFFANYYRNLLELSESKFADQMFEKFQGVPAIICGAGPSLEKNRALLETLSDHALVIAGGSSMNAVNADGWLPHFGIAVDPNLSQYSRLFMNQGYEVPYFFRNRVFPEALRLLHGEHLYVSGSGGYQVARWFEEQLGIEGKNLEEGSNVVNFGIAIAASLGCSPIILVGVDMAYTEGKSYASGILPHPILDLGKLPKTRSVNEQVVEKDDINGNPVQTLWKWIQESVWISQFCITKPEIKVINATEGGIGVEAVPNVSLEEVKNRYLKTPVDLEALIHVRVQESIFQKIVDSEVVADKMRLLADSLKKCKRHCSILIEEFNKILEVIEQSDQENPKLITDIALQELKLLNQEAAFKAILARFNESFLSFYGREDMESFYKEQDKRIDQKEINLRRTQLNLKRYHFLKAVCKENIERIMTTLKEDRIRHLITEGLSSQHADKEDVNDVQKALERISCQTYEVNENAFRVEDAELGVAFEGELDTKHILKIEIENDRDRMQEFVSSQTGWSGKVEFIDNEGRVVSDQFYQSGKLHGPSRGYFSNGQLACQTFYLNGSKHGKSVFYDRSGSLYAIKGYRNGKRSGKQESFYPNGNLKFSSYFLDGQLDGLVCQYFSSRVLKRKINFIRGKRHGKEIIWNLGGIKEIEINYNNDKPIGFSRSWHLNGQLAREIFYDENGKVIYVHGWSSDGVKLPADLLLREDYFEKVSNQAGKLAGSIEEIIGHVSHIVPELNRAEGIENADAFASEMKELVFEMDHLREVYQQIESFREETTEGAKEALWKTPETQKILGSQLDQIAEQMSEDIQSIEQTLQLMDQLLKHPKDKNGA; this is encoded by the coding sequence ATGACAATGCATTCGGAAAGACTCCTTAAAAATGTGAGTAGATGGGCGCCTGACTGTCCAAAGCAGTCTACCCTTTTGTTAGAGCTCTGTCCTGAAAGAATCGCTTTTTGCGAGACGGCCAACGGCGAACCGAATCTTAAAGAGGCCATTGACGGAGTTGAAAAGACGTTTCACTCAGCCGAGAATGCTGCTGAGGAGGCTGAGGAGTGGTTCCGTTCGCTCAATCTTTACCAATCGAGTGTGATCTTTGTTTACGGAGTTGGAGCAGGGCACTACTTCAACGCCGCGAAGTCTTGGCTTGAAAAGGCTAAGGAACACCGTTTAGTGTTTCTTGAAGATGATCTGGAAGTCGTTTATCATCTTTTTAATTCCGAAATCGGGAGAAATTTATTAACTCACGATCAGACGTTTTTGTATTTTCTAGAAAGAGGGGAGAAAGGCAGGCTTCTCGAATCCAGTTTCGGCTCTATCCCCGCAATTCTTTTTCTGCATCAACCCGTTTTCTCGTCTTTGAAGCTCTACGAAGAGACAAAGCCGGAGACCGTAGAAGATTGCAGAAAGCTTGTAGGCTACTACAAAAACTTTAATACTTTCCAGCTGTTGGAACAGCTGACCTATGGGCGGCAGTTTTTCGCAAATTACTACCGGAATCTGTTAGAGCTTTCCGAATCAAAATTTGCAGACCAGATGTTTGAGAAATTTCAGGGAGTGCCGGCGATTATTTGTGGGGCAGGTCCTTCATTGGAAAAAAATCGAGCTCTTTTGGAGACATTAAGCGATCATGCGCTGGTGATTGCAGGAGGGTCTTCCATGAATGCTGTGAATGCTGATGGTTGGCTTCCTCATTTCGGTATCGCAGTTGATCCTAATTTGAGCCAATATTCCCGTCTATTTATGAATCAGGGATATGAAGTTCCCTATTTTTTCCGCAATCGCGTATTCCCTGAGGCACTGCGGCTTTTGCATGGAGAGCACCTCTATGTCAGCGGCAGCGGAGGATATCAGGTTGCCAGATGGTTTGAAGAGCAGCTGGGGATCGAAGGGAAAAATTTGGAAGAGGGATCGAATGTTGTCAATTTCGGCATTGCGATTGCAGCAAGCTTGGGATGCTCGCCGATTATCCTTGTAGGGGTCGATATGGCGTATACTGAAGGAAAATCGTATGCATCCGGAATATTGCCCCATCCCATACTCGATCTTGGTAAGCTGCCGAAGACGAGAAGTGTTAATGAGCAGGTGGTCGAAAAAGATGACATCAACGGCAATCCTGTGCAGACTCTTTGGAAATGGATACAGGAATCGGTATGGATCTCTCAATTTTGCATTACAAAACCTGAGATAAAGGTGATCAACGCAACTGAAGGAGGCATCGGCGTCGAAGCTGTTCCAAATGTATCTCTTGAAGAGGTAAAGAATCGGTATCTTAAGACGCCGGTCGATTTGGAAGCTTTGATCCATGTAAGAGTTCAGGAAAGCATTTTTCAGAAGATTGTGGATTCGGAAGTTGTTGCTGATAAGATGCGGCTTTTGGCCGACAGTTTGAAGAAGTGCAAACGTCACTGCTCAATTTTGATAGAGGAATTTAACAAAATTCTTGAGGTGATTGAACAATCGGATCAGGAAAATCCGAAACTCATCACAGACATAGCTTTGCAAGAATTGAAACTGTTGAATCAAGAGGCGGCTTTCAAGGCCATTTTAGCGAGATTTAACGAGTCATTTCTCTCTTTTTATGGCAGAGAAGATATGGAGTCATTTTATAAGGAACAGGACAAACGGATCGATCAAAAAGAGATCAATTTGCGCCGCACGCAATTGAATCTCAAACGCTATCATTTTCTTAAAGCGGTCTGTAAGGAAAATATCGAAAGGATCATGACAACTTTAAAAGAAGATCGCATTCGACACTTGATTACAGAAGGGTTGTCAAGTCAACATGCGGATAAAGAAGATGTTAATGATGTTCAGAAGGCGCTTGAACGGATAAGCTGCCAAACATACGAAGTCAATGAAAATGCGTTTAGGGTAGAAGATGCGGAGCTTGGCGTGGCCTTTGAAGGGGAGCTTGACACAAAGCACATTTTAAAAATCGAGATTGAGAACGACAGAGACAGGATGCAAGAGTTTGTTTCTTCACAGACTGGATGGAGTGGTAAAGTTGAATTTATCGATAACGAAGGGAGAGTGGTCAGCGACCAATTTTATCAATCTGGAAAGTTGCACGGGCCGTCAAGAGGCTACTTTTCAAATGGACAGCTGGCTTGCCAAACGTTTTACTTGAATGGAAGCAAACATGGCAAATCTGTGTTTTATGACCGTTCGGGCTCCCTTTATGCAATTAAAGGATATCGCAACGGGAAACGGTCGGGAAAACAGGAAAGCTTTTATCCCAATGGGAATTTGAAATTCAGTTCCTATTTTTTAGATGGGCAGCTGGACGGGCTTGTTTGCCAATATTTTTCCAGCCGAGTCCTGAAAAGGAAAATCAACTTCATTAGAGGTAAGAGGCACGGGAAAGAGATCATCTGGAATCTTGGAGGCATCAAAGAGATCGAGATCAATTATAACAACGACAAGCCAATTGGATTTTCCCGCTCGTGGCATTTGAATGGACAGTTGGCAAGAGAGATTTTTTATGATGAAAATGGAAAGGTGATTTATGTTCATGGATGGTCTTCAGACGGGGTCAAGCTTCCCGCTGACCTGCTTCTCAGAGAAGATTATTTTGAGAAAGTTTCTAATCAGGCAGGCAAACTGGCGGGATCCATTGAGGAGATTATTGGACATGTCAGCCATATTGTCCCTGAGTTGAACCGTGCAGAAGGTATTGAAAATGCAGATGCATTTGCTTCGGAAATGAAAGAGTTGGTTTTCGAAATGGATCACTTACGCGAGGTCTATCAGCAAATTGAATCGTTTAGAGAAGAGACAACAGAGGGGGCTAAAGAAGCTCTTTGGAAGACACCTGAAACGCAAAAAATTCTGGGAAGCCAGCTGGATCAAATTGCAGAGCAGATGTCTGAGGATATTCAATCGATTGAGCAGACCCTTCAATTGATGGATCAATTACTGAAACATCCAAAGGACAAAAACGGCGCTTGA
- a CDS encoding type I restriction enzyme HsdR N-terminal domain-containing protein, which produces MSQGFLHCLVRKFSVASTPEEMIRQSLLSLMVNRLGYPLETLVVERGLDQMPHLNLNSRQIPSRRADIVCFAKGIHPKHSLYPLLLIECKSVKLDAKAKNQVIGYNRYLQSLFISLANAEGVQTGRFNPSMNGYEFINGLPRYADLVNSCLF; this is translated from the coding sequence TTGAGTCAAGGATTTCTCCATTGCCTGGTCAGAAAATTTTCTGTAGCTTCGACTCCGGAAGAGATGATCAGGCAATCTCTTCTTAGCTTAATGGTGAACCGTTTAGGTTATCCATTGGAAACTCTTGTTGTTGAGAGGGGGCTGGATCAGATGCCTCATCTTAATTTGAATTCTCGTCAGATTCCGAGCAGGCGGGCAGATATTGTCTGCTTTGCCAAGGGAATTCATCCAAAGCATTCGCTATATCCATTGCTGCTTATTGAATGCAAGTCGGTTAAATTAGATGCGAAAGCAAAGAATCAAGTCATCGGGTATAACCGTTATTTACAATCTTTATTCATTTCCCTTGCAAATGCGGAAGGAGTCCAAACCGGTCGTTTTAACCCTTCGATGAATGGCTATGAATTTATCAATGGGCTTCCTCGATATGCCGATCTGGTCAATAGCTGTCTTTTTTAA
- the hpf gene encoding ribosome hibernation-promoting factor, HPF/YfiA family, translated as MKGNAKAKEFVGEGYKIHVTGRDVLVTDAMKDYAIDKLSKIERFTSRIIDVRVIMDIQKLDHRVDIVIKVDHVKIKSTASTTDMYASIDRAVEKIETQLRRYKTRIREHTAKPANIVDLKVNVFKKPEEAEIEDFNLDIEDQDREELLKRYQPHEIVKQKTVPLKTLTFDEAVMKMELSLDPFLIFRHEEDQKLKVIYRRHDENFGVIEVES; from the coding sequence ATGAAAGGGAATGCAAAAGCAAAAGAATTTGTAGGAGAAGGTTACAAGATCCATGTTACCGGGCGCGATGTCCTCGTCACAGATGCGATGAAAGACTACGCTATTGACAAGCTTTCAAAAATCGAGCGCTTCACGTCTCGTATCATAGATGTTCGTGTCATTATGGATATCCAAAAGCTTGATCACCGGGTTGACATTGTGATTAAAGTGGATCATGTCAAAATCAAAAGCACCGCATCCACTACGGATATGTATGCTTCGATTGATCGCGCTGTCGAAAAAATTGAAACCCAGTTGCGCCGTTATAAAACGCGTATCAGGGAGCACACTGCCAAGCCGGCCAATATTGTCGACTTGAAGGTTAATGTCTTCAAAAAGCCTGAAGAGGCTGAGATAGAGGATTTCAACCTTGACATCGAGGATCAGGACAGGGAAGAGCTGCTGAAAAGGTATCAACCGCATGAGATTGTCAAGCAGAAAACTGTTCCCTTAAAAACGTTGACCTTTGACGAGGCAGTCATGAAAATGGAGCTCTCGCTTGATCCATTTTTAATTTTCCGTCACGAGGAAGATCAAAAATTAAAAGTGATTTACAGACGTCATGACGAAAACTTCGGAGTGATTGAAGTCGAGTCTTGA
- the recO gene encoding DNA repair protein RecO, with protein sequence MLKPTLSSGHSNHTQDKLKAKNMETIRAEGIILQSLPVKDWDLLITAFTKEFGVMKFYYKKGQSKKRSKGALTSPLTCAEFICRKGNFDLIPLNEISVIDLHIDLRKTLEFLEYSCSWLKLIQRSQLPGKPAPNLYLLLKAFLHSLPQFPKPETLHACFLLKLLRHEGLIELNPFCSVCSGPAAFQAGEPFCASHCSTNAIPFNANELDLMQTLTFCRSLKEIENERIDFSFLEKISQLYRRIAEDFSTC encoded by the coding sequence GTGCTCAAACCAACTCTTTCAAGTGGACATTCTAACCACACGCAAGATAAACTGAAAGCAAAAAATATGGAAACGATACGTGCAGAAGGGATTATCCTTCAATCCCTCCCTGTAAAAGACTGGGATCTATTAATTACCGCATTCACAAAAGAGTTCGGTGTCATGAAATTCTACTACAAAAAGGGTCAAAGCAAGAAGAGAAGCAAAGGAGCGTTGACCTCGCCATTGACATGCGCTGAATTTATCTGCCGAAAAGGAAATTTTGATCTGATCCCGCTTAACGAAATTTCTGTGATCGATCTCCACATTGACTTGAGAAAAACGCTGGAATTTCTCGAATACTCATGCTCCTGGCTGAAACTGATCCAGCGTTCACAGCTTCCCGGGAAACCAGCTCCGAATCTTTACCTGCTATTAAAAGCATTCTTACACTCCCTGCCCCAATTTCCAAAACCGGAAACGCTGCATGCTTGCTTTCTACTTAAACTTTTAAGACACGAAGGGCTGATAGAGCTCAACCCTTTTTGCTCAGTTTGCAGTGGACCTGCCGCTTTCCAAGCGGGAGAACCGTTTTGCGCCTCCCACTGTTCAACCAACGCCATCCCCTTTAATGCAAATGAATTGGATTTAATGCAGACGCTGACATTTTGCCGCTCGCTCAAGGAAATTGAAAATGAACGGATCGACTTTTCTTTCCTTGAAAAAATCTCGCAACTTTATAGAAGGATCGCCGAAGATTTTTCTACTTGCTAG
- a CDS encoding RMD1 family protein yields the protein MECCAFCTASSYQIKPLFESLKAQYTSSLMRDVIHVEFSKGVDVFYFPFGAVVCWGVPLEKGKQYLNLVENFAIKPLNEIEEEHFTFTYGNKYQFIEDNLVLPNDLAMTKLTVSHGFAQSVKLGAFEHTISSSFEKTRQIPINLASKGKIPLSRKEIRKKMGALFLDRSSINLHVDVLDTPEFFWEHPELEPMYLDVANELDIQNRGQVLNQRLDVLRELFEMLGNELNHQHSSRLEWIIIWLILIEVIITLLTRLNLL from the coding sequence ATGGAGTGTTGCGCTTTTTGCACAGCCTCTTCTTATCAAATTAAGCCGCTTTTTGAGTCGCTTAAGGCTCAATATACTTCTTCGTTGATGAGAGACGTTATCCATGTGGAGTTTTCCAAGGGCGTTGATGTCTTTTATTTTCCCTTTGGAGCTGTTGTCTGCTGGGGCGTTCCTTTAGAAAAAGGAAAGCAATATCTCAATTTGGTTGAAAATTTTGCCATTAAGCCATTGAATGAAATTGAAGAAGAACATTTCACATTTACTTATGGAAATAAGTATCAATTCATTGAAGACAATCTCGTTCTGCCAAACGATTTGGCAATGACGAAATTGACAGTTTCCCACGGTTTTGCTCAATCCGTGAAATTAGGAGCTTTTGAACACACGATCTCAAGTTCATTTGAAAAAACCCGTCAAATCCCGATCAATCTAGCTTCAAAGGGGAAAATTCCGCTCTCAAGAAAAGAGATACGAAAAAAAATGGGCGCCCTATTTTTAGATCGCAGTTCAATCAACCTTCACGTCGATGTTTTAGACACGCCTGAATTCTTTTGGGAGCATCCTGAACTTGAGCCTATGTACCTCGACGTCGCCAATGAACTGGATATTCAAAACCGCGGGCAAGTCCTTAACCAACGATTAGACGTTCTGCGGGAATTATTTGAGATGCTTGGAAATGAGTTGAATCATCAACACTCATCCAGGCTGGAATGGATCATTATTTGGTTGATCTTGATCGAAGTGATCATCACTCTTCTCACCCGTCTGAATCTCTTATGA
- the yidD gene encoding membrane protein insertion efficiency factor YidD encodes MKHLLSFLITLYQWCIRPLLGQNCRFSPSCSEYGKEALIKHGAIKGLWLILKRLIKCHPRHPGGCDPVP; translated from the coding sequence ATGAAGCACCTACTCTCTTTCCTTATTACTCTTTATCAATGGTGCATCCGACCTCTTCTGGGGCAAAACTGCCGTTTCAGTCCCTCCTGTTCGGAATATGGAAAAGAAGCGCTCATCAAACATGGAGCGATCAAAGGATTGTGGCTGATTCTAAAACGGTTAATCAAATGCCATCCCCGCCACCCGGGCGGCTGCGATCCTGTCCCCTGA